From a region of the Sphingopyxis sp. YR583 genome:
- a CDS encoding acyl-CoA dehydrogenase family protein — protein sequence MPLYHNDDQAMLKDSVAPFVAEQAPVSHLRKLRDSADATGFSRDLWAQFTEMGLPGMLVPEAHGGLGMGHMEAGIVLEEIGRNLTPSPFLATSVGAVAALAKAGGTQAGRWLPAIASGEAIIALAIDEGAKHRPDRIATTATRAGNGFRLDGKKSFVLHGHVADMSIVAAKTDGGITLFAVPKDAKGVTADPRRLVDSSLASHVTLDGVEVDADAVIGEVDAGGEILDALLAATRTGAAAEMVGVGQGAMDMTVTYLKERKQFGKLIGEFQGLQHRAAHLYGEMEVARATVMKAQELLDQGSEGAKLMVSVAKAKAGRAANLAVREGVQMHGGIGMTDEYDIGLYMKRDRALAEFMGDVHYHIDQVARMNGY from the coding sequence ATGCCTTTGTATCACAATGACGACCAGGCGATGCTCAAGGACAGCGTCGCGCCCTTCGTGGCCGAACAGGCGCCGGTTTCGCACCTGCGCAAACTGCGCGACAGCGCCGACGCGACCGGATTTTCGCGCGATCTCTGGGCACAGTTCACCGAGATGGGCCTGCCCGGCATGCTCGTTCCCGAGGCGCATGGCGGGCTCGGCATGGGGCATATGGAAGCAGGTATCGTGCTCGAGGAAATCGGCCGCAACCTGACCCCGTCGCCGTTCCTCGCGACCAGCGTCGGCGCGGTCGCCGCGCTCGCGAAAGCGGGCGGCACGCAGGCGGGCCGCTGGCTCCCGGCGATTGCCAGCGGTGAAGCAATCATCGCACTCGCGATCGACGAGGGCGCCAAGCACCGTCCCGACCGCATCGCCACCACCGCGACGCGCGCCGGCAACGGCTTCCGCCTCGACGGCAAGAAGAGCTTCGTCCTCCACGGCCATGTCGCCGACATGAGCATCGTCGCGGCGAAGACCGACGGCGGTATCACTTTGTTCGCGGTGCCGAAGGATGCGAAGGGCGTCACCGCCGATCCGCGCCGCCTCGTCGACTCCAGCCTCGCGAGCCATGTCACGCTCGACGGCGTCGAGGTCGATGCCGACGCGGTGATCGGAGAGGTCGATGCGGGCGGCGAGATTCTCGACGCCTTGCTCGCCGCGACGCGCACCGGTGCCGCCGCCGAAATGGTCGGCGTCGGGCAGGGCGCGATGGATATGACCGTCACCTACCTCAAGGAACGCAAGCAGTTCGGCAAGCTGATCGGCGAGTTTCAGGGGCTGCAGCACCGCGCCGCGCATCTTTACGGCGAGATGGAAGTCGCGCGCGCGACGGTGATGAAGGCGCAGGAACTGCTCGATCAGGGCAGCGAGGGCGCGAAGCTGATGGTCTCGGTCGCGAAAGCGAAGGCCGGCCGCGCCGCCAACCTTGCCGTCCGCGAAGGCGTGCAGATGCACGGCGGCATCGGCATGACCGACGAATATGACATCGGCCTCTATATGAAACGCGACCGCGCGCTCGCCGAGTTCATGGGCGATGTGCATTATCACATCGACCAGGTCGCCCGCATGAACGGCTATTGA
- the egtD gene encoding L-histidine N(alpha)-methyltransferase, whose product MGVVRQLRQVDADAAGIDVAFRADVHAGLSQKQKAVPARWFYDAVGSALFEDITALPEYYPTRSETDLLTRHAAGIAAAIGPGRAVVELGSGSSTKTPLLLDAIDPAAYVPVDISGDFLRDSAEALAVRFPGLAIYPVEADFTQRVDLPREICALPKLGFFPGSTIGNMVARTAIDLLRNWRAALGDGSLMLIGVDRIKDIATLELAYDDPAGVTAAFNLNLLERINRELGGDIPVDNFTHRAVWDDVHARIEMHLVAACDIDFTIDGRTYHMAKGETIHSENSHKYGPRDANLLLRAGGWTPLATWDDADPAFALILAEATEFRSAP is encoded by the coding sequence ATGGGTGTCGTCCGCCAGCTTCGCCAGGTCGACGCCGATGCGGCGGGCATCGATGTCGCCTTTCGCGCCGACGTTCACGCCGGCCTGTCGCAAAAGCAAAAGGCCGTACCGGCGCGCTGGTTCTACGATGCGGTCGGCTCGGCGCTGTTCGAGGATATCACGGCGCTGCCCGAATATTATCCGACGCGCAGCGAAACGGATCTTCTGACGCGTCACGCGGCGGGCATCGCGGCGGCGATCGGTCCCGGCCGCGCGGTGGTCGAACTCGGGTCGGGCAGCTCGACCAAGACCCCGTTGCTGCTCGACGCGATCGACCCCGCCGCCTATGTTCCGGTCGATATCTCGGGCGATTTCCTTCGCGACAGCGCCGAGGCGCTTGCGGTGCGTTTTCCCGGGCTCGCCATCTATCCGGTCGAGGCAGACTTCACCCAGCGCGTCGATTTGCCGCGTGAAATCTGCGCTCTCCCGAAACTCGGCTTCTTTCCGGGCTCGACGATCGGGAACATGGTCGCTCGCACCGCGATCGATCTGCTGCGCAACTGGCGGGCCGCGCTTGGCGACGGATCGCTGATGCTGATCGGGGTCGACCGGATCAAGGATATCGCGACCCTCGAACTCGCCTATGACGACCCGGCCGGGGTAACGGCGGCGTTCAACCTCAACCTGCTCGAACGGATCAACCGCGAACTTGGGGGCGATATCCCGGTCGACAATTTCACGCACCGTGCGGTCTGGGATGATGTCCATGCGCGGATCGAGATGCACCTTGTCGCCGCGTGCGATATCGACTTCACCATCGATGGCCGCACCTATCATATGGCGAAGGGTGAGACGATCCACAGCGAGAACAGCCATAAATATGGCCCGCGCGACGCCAATCTGCTGCTTCGCGCAGGTGGGTGGACGCCGCTTGCGACGTGGGACGATGCCGATCCCGCCTTTGCCCTGATCCTCGCTGAGGCGACGGAGTTCCGTTCGGCACCCTGA
- a CDS encoding HNH endonuclease: protein MFHPDLARHPDSCPALVLNADYTPLSYYPLSLWPWQTAVKAVFLDRVTIVENYEREIHSPTKTMPIPSVIALRQYVKPSEHPAFTRFNLFLRDRFACQYCGSGKDLTFDHVVPRRLGGRTTWENVSTACAPCNLKKGGRTPQQAHMPLYRQPWRPTSWQLQDNGRAFPPNYLHTSWIDWLYWDVELEG from the coding sequence ATGTTCCATCCCGATCTTGCCCGGCATCCCGATAGCTGTCCGGCGCTCGTACTCAACGCAGATTATACGCCGCTGAGCTATTATCCCCTGAGCCTGTGGCCGTGGCAGACCGCGGTCAAGGCGGTGTTCCTCGACCGCGTCACCATCGTCGAAAATTACGAACGCGAAATCCACTCGCCGACGAAGACGATGCCGATCCCGAGCGTGATTGCGCTGCGCCAATATGTGAAGCCGTCGGAGCATCCCGCCTTCACGCGTTTCAACCTGTTCCTGCGCGACCGCTTCGCGTGCCAATATTGCGGGTCGGGCAAGGATCTGACCTTCGATCATGTCGTGCCGCGCCGGCTCGGCGGGCGGACGACGTGGGAGAATGTCTCCACCGCCTGCGCGCCGTGCAACCTGAAAAAGGGGGGCCGGACGCCGCAACAGGCGCATATGCCGCTCTATCGCCAACCCTGGCGCCCGACGAGTTGGCAGTTGCAGGACAATGGCCGGGCGTTCCCGCCGAACTATCTCCACACGAGCTGGATCGACTGGCTGTACTGGGATGTTGAACTCGAAGGATAA
- a CDS encoding cob(I)yrinic acid a,c-diamide adenosyltransferase, whose product MVKLNKIYTRTGDDGTTGLVDGSRVAKSDALMAAIGDVDEANSAIGLAATVLDPASDEAAMLARIQNEMFDLGADLATPPDIQFGFGPHEMALRIVPSQIARLEDEIDGMNDALDALRSFILPGGTEAAARLHLARAVTRRAERAAVAASATRDLNPIALNYLNRLSDHLFVFTRHLNAAAGGDILWKPGATR is encoded by the coding sequence ATGGTCAAGCTCAACAAGATCTACACCCGCACCGGCGACGACGGCACCACCGGGCTCGTCGACGGATCGCGCGTCGCCAAATCGGACGCGCTGATGGCGGCGATCGGCGACGTCGACGAAGCGAACAGCGCGATCGGCCTTGCCGCCACGGTGCTTGACCCCGCGAGCGATGAGGCCGCGATGCTCGCGCGAATCCAGAACGAGATGTTCGACCTCGGCGCCGACCTTGCGACCCCGCCCGACATCCAGTTCGGCTTCGGTCCCCACGAAATGGCGCTACGCATCGTGCCGAGCCAGATCGCGCGGCTGGAGGATGAGATCGACGGCATGAACGACGCGCTCGATGCGCTTCGCAGTTTCATCCTGCCCGGAGGTACCGAGGCGGCGGCGCGGCTCCATCTTGCTCGCGCCGTGACGCGGCGCGCCGAACGCGCGGCGGTCGCGGCCAGCGCGACGCGTGATCTCAACCCGATCGCGCTCAACTATCTCAACCGCCTGTCGGACCATCTCTTCGTTTTCACGCGGCATCTTAACGCCGCGGCCGGTGGCGACATTTTGTGGAAACCCGGCGCGACGCGCTGA
- the gluQRS gene encoding tRNA glutamyl-Q(34) synthetase GluQRS: protein MLTRFAPSPTGDLHLGHAYSAVLAHDAARSAAGRFLIRIDDIDGSRSREEYVGASLADLAWLGIDWDGDPVRQSARLDHYAAALDTLRVRGLVYPCFCTRADIAASMSAPHGPAGAVYPGTCRNLPETDRERRIATEPHCWRLDMPRAVAEAGALAWEEAGRGLRVADPLAHGDIVLARKDAPASYHLASTLDDAAMGVTHIIRGADLIASTDVHRLLQALLALPTPLYRHHALVCGADGKRLAKRDAAASLASLRSTGIDGRALAADLAAGRLPAGYSLQNP from the coding sequence ATGTTGACGCGTTTCGCTCCCAGCCCGACCGGCGACCTTCACCTCGGTCACGCCTATAGCGCGGTCTTGGCGCATGATGCGGCGCGTTCGGCGGCAGGGCGCTTCCTGATCCGTATCGACGATATCGACGGCAGCCGCTCGCGTGAGGAATATGTCGGCGCCTCGCTCGCCGATCTGGCGTGGCTCGGGATCGACTGGGATGGCGATCCGGTGCGGCAGTCGGCACGGCTCGACCACTATGCCGCTGCGCTCGACACGCTCCGCGTGCGCGGTCTCGTCTATCCCTGCTTCTGCACCCGCGCCGATATCGCCGCCAGCATGTCGGCGCCGCATGGGCCGGCAGGCGCCGTTTACCCCGGCACCTGCCGCAATCTCCCGGAAACCGACCGCGAACGCCGCATCGCGACCGAACCGCATTGCTGGCGGCTCGACATGCCGCGTGCTGTTGCGGAGGCGGGCGCGCTTGCATGGGAAGAAGCGGGGAGGGGATTGCGCGTAGCCGATCCGCTTGCGCACGGCGATATCGTGCTCGCGCGCAAGGATGCCCCCGCCAGCTATCATCTCGCGAGCACGCTCGACGACGCCGCGATGGGGGTGACGCATATCATCCGCGGCGCCGACCTGATCGCCTCGACCGATGTCCACCGCTTGCTCCAGGCGCTGCTCGCCCTGCCGACTCCACTCTATCGCCACCATGCGCTCGTCTGCGGCGCCGACGGAAAACGGCTGGCGAAACGCGACGCCGCAGCGTCGCTCGCCTCGCTGCGTTCGACCGGGATCGACGGGCGGGCGCTCGCCGCCGATCTGGCGGCGGGGCGGCTTCCCGCTGGCTATTCGCTGCAAAATCCCTAG
- a CDS encoding HIG1 domain-containing protein, with the protein MEILLILGVVIAAGFVLFSLARGLFYFSQGHRAQMDGTAHENQVMQNKMMMSRVKWQAITIILLVLIGLFAAGK; encoded by the coding sequence ATGGAAATCCTGCTCATCCTTGGCGTCGTGATTGCCGCCGGCTTCGTCCTCTTCTCGCTCGCGCGCGGGCTCTTCTATTTCTCGCAAGGTCACCGCGCCCAGATGGACGGCACCGCGCACGAAAATCAGGTGATGCAGAACAAGATGATGATGTCGCGCGTGAAGTGGCAGGCGATCACCATCATCCTGCTCGTGCTGATCGGCCTCTTCGCCGCCGGGAAGTAA
- a CDS encoding SDR family oxidoreductase, whose product MNLQDMFGLDGRIALVTGGSRGIGKMIVEGYLAAGCARVYISARKTAQIEEAVADFETRYPGKVIGLPVDLATVEGCRALAKELEAREERLDILVNNAGAAWGEPFEGFPEAGWDKVMDINVKSPFFLTQALHGLLKAGGSAARPAKVINIGSIDGQRLNPWETYSYHASKAAILYLTKRLAARLVTDNIIVTAIAPGAFQSDMNKAARDHGDAVAKSIPVKRIGVPEDMAGAAIFLASKAGDYVVGDTITVDGGLVHGDLRTSIDA is encoded by the coding sequence ATGAATCTTCAAGACATGTTCGGCCTCGACGGCCGCATCGCGCTTGTCACCGGCGGCTCGCGCGGCATCGGCAAGATGATCGTCGAGGGCTATCTCGCGGCCGGCTGCGCGCGCGTCTATATCTCGGCACGCAAGACCGCGCAGATCGAGGAAGCCGTCGCCGATTTCGAAACGCGTTACCCCGGCAAGGTGATCGGGCTTCCCGTCGACCTCGCAACCGTCGAAGGTTGCCGCGCGCTTGCGAAGGAACTCGAAGCGCGAGAGGAACGCCTCGATATCCTAGTCAACAATGCCGGCGCCGCGTGGGGCGAACCGTTCGAGGGTTTCCCCGAGGCGGGCTGGGACAAGGTGATGGACATCAACGTCAAATCACCCTTCTTCCTGACGCAGGCGCTCCACGGTCTGCTCAAGGCAGGCGGCAGCGCCGCGCGTCCGGCGAAGGTCATCAACATCGGCTCGATCGACGGCCAGCGCCTCAATCCGTGGGAAACCTATAGCTATCACGCGTCGAAAGCGGCGATCCTCTACCTCACCAAGCGCCTCGCCGCGCGGCTCGTGACCGACAACATCATCGTCACCGCGATCGCTCCCGGCGCCTTCCAGTCGGATATGAACAAGGCCGCGCGCGACCATGGCGATGCGGTGGCGAAGAGCATCCCCGTGAAGCGCATTGGCGTGCCCGAAGATATGGCGGGCGCCGCGATCTTCCTCGCGTCGAAAGCGGGCGACTATGTCGTCGGCGACACGATCACCGTCGATGGCGGGCTGGTCCACGGCGATCTCAGGACCAGCATCGACGCCTGA
- the egtB gene encoding ergothioneine biosynthesis protein EgtB, producing the protein MASRTDASTRTDPVNELGRRFAATRRLSLDLVARLSDADASAQSMPDASPAKWHLAHTTWFFETFILRDHVASYRLFDDRYPFLFNSYYEAEGPRHARPQRGLLTRPSLDEICIWRAHVDTAVQSALPDLSPAALTLVELGIHHEQQHQELLLTDLKHLFAQSPLGPAVWETPIASEVTQFSAMKWIKGASGVTAVGHDGTGFAFDCEGPRHDVLLAPHALASRPVSNGEWQEFIADGGYHTPSLWLSDGWAWVQAENIDAPAYWDGDRQFTLSGWREIDPAGPVTHISFFEADAFASWAGARLPTEFEWEAAAAAFGPDGGQQLDKAGPVQPAAADDDTDLQQMFGSVWEWTGSAYRPYPGFRAAPGAVGEYNGKFMSGQFVLRGGSCATPRGHLRASYRNFFYPHQRWQFTGLRLAKDL; encoded by the coding sequence ATGGCCAGCCGCACCGACGCCTCTACCCGCACCGATCCTGTGAACGAACTGGGCCGCCGTTTCGCCGCGACCCGGCGCCTGTCGCTCGATCTTGTCGCCAGGCTGTCCGACGCCGACGCGAGCGCACAGTCGATGCCCGACGCGTCGCCCGCCAAATGGCACCTTGCGCACACGACATGGTTTTTCGAAACTTTCATCCTGCGCGACCATGTTGCGAGCTACCGCCTCTTTGACGATCGCTATCCTTTCCTGTTCAACAGCTATTATGAGGCCGAGGGACCGCGCCACGCGCGTCCGCAGCGCGGCCTGCTGACGCGTCCGTCGCTCGACGAAATCTGCATCTGGCGCGCGCATGTCGACACCGCGGTGCAAAGCGCGCTGCCCGACCTCTCGCCCGCTGCACTGACGCTCGTCGAGCTCGGTATCCATCACGAACAACAACATCAGGAATTGCTGCTCACCGACCTCAAGCATCTTTTCGCGCAAAGCCCGCTGGGTCCCGCCGTGTGGGAAACGCCGATCGCGAGTGAAGTTACGCAGTTTTCTGCGATGAAATGGATCAAGGGTGCCAGCGGTGTGACCGCAGTCGGGCATGACGGCACCGGCTTCGCCTTCGACTGCGAGGGGCCGCGCCACGATGTGCTGCTCGCCCCCCACGCGCTCGCCAGCCGCCCGGTGAGCAATGGCGAATGGCAGGAATTCATCGCCGACGGCGGCTATCACACGCCCTCGCTCTGGCTCAGCGACGGCTGGGCGTGGGTGCAGGCCGAAAATATCGACGCGCCCGCTTATTGGGATGGCGACCGGCAGTTCACGCTTTCAGGCTGGCGCGAAATCGACCCCGCTGGGCCGGTGACGCATATCAGCTTCTTCGAGGCCGACGCCTTCGCCAGCTGGGCCGGCGCGCGCCTGCCGACCGAGTTCGAATGGGAGGCGGCCGCTGCGGCCTTCGGCCCCGACGGCGGGCAGCAACTCGATAAAGCGGGGCCCGTGCAGCCTGCTGCAGCGGATGATGACACCGACCTGCAACAGATGTTCGGCAGCGTGTGGGAATGGACCGGCAGCGCCTATCGCCCCTATCCCGGCTTTCGCGCCGCGCCCGGTGCGGTCGGCGAATATAATGGCAAGTTCATGAGCGGCCAGTTCGTGCTTCGCGGCGGCAGCTGCGCGACTCCGCGCGGCCATCTGCGCGCCTCGTACCGCAATTTCTTCTACCCCCATCAGCGTTGGCAATTCACCGGCCTGCGCCTCGCAAAGGATCTTTGA
- a CDS encoding YbaY family lipoprotein: MRRFAAFALGLSALALSACAATGEAANQQYTVSGKIAYRERIALPPRAQIEVKLDDVSLADAPSRNIARQAFGADGQQVPIAFLLRFDRSQIDPKHSYAVSARITGDDGKLMFITDTRNSVTFDGASEIDLGVLNLVKTH; encoded by the coding sequence ATGCGCCGTTTCGCCGCTTTCGCCCTTGGCCTTTCCGCGCTTGCGCTGTCCGCCTGCGCCGCGACGGGCGAGGCCGCGAACCAGCAATATACGGTGTCGGGCAAGATCGCCTATCGCGAGCGCATCGCGCTGCCGCCGAGAGCGCAGATCGAGGTGAAGCTCGACGACGTCAGCCTCGCCGATGCGCCGTCGCGCAATATCGCGCGGCAGGCGTTCGGCGCCGACGGGCAGCAGGTGCCGATCGCCTTCCTCCTCCGTTTCGACCGCAGCCAGATCGATCCGAAGCACAGCTATGCCGTGTCGGCGCGCATCACCGGCGACGACGGCAAGCTGATGTTCATCACCGACACGCGCAACTCTGTTACGTTCGATGGCGCGTCGGAGATTGATCTGGGCGTGCTTAACCTCGTCAAGACGCACTGA
- the ppc gene encoding phosphoenolpyruvate carboxylase gives MGPPIQISQNPDIRYLGRILGDVIRTYGGDKLFRQTEYIRSSSVDRHRGIAGAEAIDPGLDALSLDDTIAFVRGFMLFSMLANLAEDRQGVAAEPEATVAAAIEKLKGDGIDGDAIAALLSASLVAPVLTAHPTEVRRKSVLDHKNRIAELMLLRDRGEDETAEGDVVEDAIRRQVVLLWQTRPLRTEKLFVADEIDNALTYLRDVFLPVVPKLYARWEAELGQRPASFLRVGSWIGGDRDGNPFVTAGTMHMATARNAAAVLGHYIDAVHHLGAELSVSASLAAVPEAVEALAEASGDTAPSRRDEPYRRALSGIYARLCATYAQIVGRAPPRPSALSGASYATPADFRRDLVTIATGLSANSQGQFGGIGALGRLIRAVEVFGFHLATLDMRQNSAVHERVLAELLAVSGVCADYLALGEEARVALLTAELQSDRPLAAPWHQWSDETAGELAIVHAAADVRTRLGNDAICQWIISMAQELSDLLEVHVLAREAGLWRSGDAAGQSNLMVVPLFETIADLDRAPAIMARYFAMPEIGPQIGQRGHQEVMIGYSDSNKDGGYLTSTWGLHQASQALTPVFEEADTAMQLFHGRGGAVGRGGGSAFAAIRAQPAGTVQGRIRITEQGEVIAAKYGTAASAATNLEAMVSASLLASLEPEALSEKDAARFTAAMDQLSDSAFAAYRGLVYDTPTFKDFFRAMTPIAEIATLKIGSRPSSRTKSSAIEDLRAIPWVFSWAQSRAMLPGWYGTGEGFAAFEDKALLADMAAGWPFFAALLGNMEMVLAKSDMGIAARYAELAAGIDGHDAIFGRIRDGWNRAHDGLLDITGQTRLLEKNPALEASIRLRLPYIEPLNLLQIELMKRHRAGETDPRIAEGIQLTINAIATALRNSG, from the coding sequence ATGGGCCCGCCTATCCAGATCTCGCAAAACCCCGACATCCGCTATTTGGGGCGGATCCTCGGTGACGTCATCCGCACCTATGGCGGCGACAAATTGTTCCGCCAGACCGAATATATCCGCTCGTCGAGCGTCGACCGGCACCGCGGCATCGCGGGCGCCGAGGCGATCGACCCGGGGCTCGACGCGCTGAGCCTCGACGACACGATCGCGTTCGTGCGCGGCTTCATGCTGTTTTCGATGCTCGCCAACCTCGCCGAAGACCGGCAGGGGGTCGCGGCCGAGCCCGAGGCGACGGTCGCGGCGGCGATCGAAAAGCTGAAGGGCGACGGGATCGATGGCGACGCGATCGCGGCGTTGCTGAGCGCGTCGCTCGTCGCGCCGGTGTTGACCGCGCACCCGACCGAGGTGCGGCGCAAGTCGGTGCTCGACCACAAGAACCGCATCGCCGAGCTGATGCTGCTGCGCGACCGCGGCGAAGACGAGACGGCAGAGGGCGACGTCGTCGAGGATGCGATACGGCGGCAGGTCGTACTGCTGTGGCAAACCCGCCCGCTGCGCACCGAGAAATTGTTCGTTGCCGACGAGATCGACAATGCGCTCACTTATCTGCGCGACGTCTTCCTGCCCGTGGTGCCGAAGCTTTATGCGCGCTGGGAAGCCGAGCTGGGGCAGCGCCCCGCGAGCTTCCTGCGCGTCGGGAGCTGGATCGGCGGCGACCGCGACGGCAACCCCTTCGTCACCGCCGGGACGATGCATATGGCGACCGCGCGCAACGCCGCGGCGGTGCTCGGCCACTATATCGACGCGGTCCACCACCTCGGCGCCGAGCTGTCGGTGTCGGCAAGCCTTGCAGCAGTTCCCGAAGCGGTCGAGGCGCTGGCCGAGGCGAGCGGCGATACGGCACCAAGCCGCCGCGACGAACCCTATCGCCGCGCGCTGTCGGGCATCTATGCGCGGCTTTGTGCCACCTACGCCCAGATCGTCGGGCGCGCGCCGCCGCGTCCGTCGGCGCTGAGCGGCGCGTCCTATGCGACGCCCGCCGACTTCCGCCGTGACCTGGTCACCATCGCCACCGGCCTGTCGGCGAATAGCCAAGGGCAATTCGGCGGCATCGGCGCCTTGGGGCGGCTGATCCGCGCAGTCGAGGTGTTCGGATTTCACCTCGCGACCCTCGATATGCGTCAGAACAGCGCGGTGCACGAACGCGTGCTCGCCGAATTGCTGGCGGTATCGGGCGTGTGCGCCGATTATCTGGCGCTGGGCGAAGAGGCCCGCGTCGCTTTGCTCACCGCCGAACTGCAAAGCGACCGGCCGCTCGCCGCACCGTGGCACCAGTGGAGCGACGAGACCGCGGGCGAACTCGCGATCGTCCATGCCGCCGCCGATGTCCGCACGCGGCTGGGCAATGACGCGATATGCCAGTGGATCATCAGCATGGCGCAGGAATTGTCCGACCTGCTCGAAGTCCACGTCCTCGCACGCGAGGCGGGGCTGTGGCGGAGCGGCGATGCGGCGGGCCAATCGAACCTGATGGTCGTGCCGCTATTCGAGACGATCGCCGACCTCGACCGCGCCCCCGCGATCATGGCGCGATACTTCGCGATGCCCGAAATCGGCCCGCAGATCGGCCAGCGCGGGCATCAGGAAGTGATGATCGGCTATTCGGATTCGAACAAGGATGGCGGTTACCTGACCTCGACCTGGGGATTGCATCAGGCGTCGCAGGCGCTGACCCCGGTGTTCGAGGAAGCCGACACCGCGATGCAATTGTTCCACGGCCGCGGCGGCGCGGTCGGACGCGGCGGCGGCAGCGCCTTTGCCGCGATCCGCGCGCAGCCCGCGGGCACAGTGCAGGGGCGCATCCGCATCACCGAACAGGGCGAAGTGATCGCCGCGAAATATGGCACCGCAGCGAGCGCGGCAACGAACCTCGAAGCGATGGTGTCGGCGAGCCTGCTCGCGAGCCTCGAGCCCGAGGCGCTGAGCGAGAAGGATGCGGCACGCTTTACCGCCGCGATGGACCAGCTGTCTGACAGCGCTTTCGCCGCCTATCGCGGGCTCGTCTATGACACCCCGACCTTCAAGGATTTCTTCCGCGCGATGACGCCAATCGCCGAGATCGCGACGCTGAAGATCGGGTCGCGGCCGTCGAGCCGCACCAAATCGAGCGCGATCGAGGATCTGCGCGCAATCCCGTGGGTGTTCAGCTGGGCGCAGTCGCGCGCGATGCTGCCCGGCTGGTACGGCACCGGCGAGGGTTTTGCGGCGTTCGAGGACAAGGCGCTGCTGGCCGACATGGCGGCGGGCTGGCCCTTCTTTGCAGCACTGCTCGGCAATATGGAGATGGTGCTCGCGAAATCCGACATGGGGATCGCGGCGCGCTACGCCGAACTCGCGGCGGGCATCGACGGGCATGATGCGATCTTTGGCCGCATCCGCGACGGGTGGAACCGCGCGCATGACGGGCTGCTCGACATTACCGGGCAAACGCGGCTGCTCGAGAAGAACCCGGCGCTCGAAGCATCGATCCGGCTGCGCCTGCCCTATATCGAGCCGCTCAACCTGTTGCAGATCGAGCTGATGAAGCGCCACCGCGCCGGCGAGACCGACCCGCGCATTGCCGAGGGTATCCAGCTCACGATCAACGCGATCGCGACCGCGCTCAGGAACAGCGGGTAG
- a CDS encoding 3-hydroxyacyl-CoA dehydrogenase NAD-binding domain-containing protein yields MIVGVIGAGQMGAGIAQVSAGAGHDVLLSDIDLARAEAGKAGIAKALGRLVAKEKMSQDDADALLGRITPVADHSAFAPADLVIEAATEREEIKRAIFASVGQHLSATAILASNTSSIPITRLAQAAPDPARFIGVHFFNPVPVMGLIELIRGLATSDDTLGTVEAFGRGLGKEIVHANDAPGFIVNRVLMPMINEAVFALGEGVATMRDIDAGCRLGLNHPMGPITLADFIGLDTCLEIIRVLYSGTGDPKFRPAPLLVQYVDAGWVGKKAGRGFYDWTGPEPVPTR; encoded by the coding sequence ATGATCGTCGGCGTTATCGGTGCGGGACAAATGGGTGCGGGCATTGCGCAGGTATCGGCGGGCGCCGGCCATGACGTTCTTCTCTCCGACATCGATCTCGCACGCGCCGAAGCGGGCAAGGCGGGGATCGCCAAGGCGCTCGGTCGGCTCGTCGCCAAGGAAAAGATGAGCCAGGACGACGCCGACGCGCTGCTTGGCCGCATCACTCCTGTCGCCGACCATAGTGCTTTCGCGCCCGCCGATCTCGTCATCGAGGCGGCGACCGAGCGCGAGGAGATCAAGCGCGCGATCTTTGCCAGCGTCGGCCAGCATCTCTCGGCGACTGCGATCCTCGCCTCGAACACCAGCTCGATCCCGATCACCCGGCTCGCGCAGGCGGCGCCCGATCCGGCGCGCTTCATCGGCGTCCATTTCTTCAACCCCGTTCCCGTCATGGGCCTGATCGAACTCATCCGCGGCCTTGCAACGAGCGACGACACGCTCGGAACAGTCGAAGCCTTCGGCCGCGGGCTCGGCAAGGAAATCGTCCACGCCAACGACGCACCGGGCTTCATCGTCAACCGCGTATTGATGCCGATGATCAACGAAGCGGTGTTCGCGCTTGGCGAAGGTGTCGCAACGATGCGGGACATCGACGCGGGTTGTCGCCTCGGGCTCAACCATCCGATGGGTCCGATCACCCTCGCCGATTTCATCGGCCTCGATACCTGCCTCGAAATTATCCGCGTGCTCTACAGCGGCACAGGCGATCCCAAGTTTCGCCCCGCGCCGCTGCTCGTCCAATATGTCGACGCTGGCTGGGTCGGGAAAAAGGCCGGGCGCGGTTTTTATGACTGGACCGGGCCGGAGCCCGTTCCGACGCGCTGA